The following coding sequences are from one Nitrospira sp. CR1.1 window:
- a CDS encoding response regulator, whose amino-acid sequence MRKKISRPRVLIGDSSRSMLAFLEILLESHFDVVGSETEGEALVLTAKRLAPELVILDFSLSFLDGLSVGRQLQEALPDSKVVFFSSHEDTAYVTAAFEVGAMGYLVKHRTVDPGHYLRRVLDGERVCCPDDLHKRVGRPKKK is encoded by the coding sequence ATGAGAAAAAAGATTTCACGTCCCCGCGTGCTGATCGGTGATTCCTCTCGATCCATGTTGGCGTTTCTGGAGATTCTCCTGGAATCTCACTTTGATGTCGTCGGGTCTGAAACCGAGGGTGAAGCCTTGGTCTTGACGGCAAAACGTCTTGCCCCTGAGTTGGTGATCCTGGATTTTTCACTCTCCTTTCTAGATGGTCTTTCGGTAGGCCGTCAGCTTCAGGAGGCTCTGCCAGACAGCAAGGTCGTGTTTTTTTCATCGCACGAAGATACGGCCTATGTGACGGCAGCCTTTGAAGTGGGGGCGATGGGGTATCTGGTCAAACACCGGACGGTGGATCCCGGCCATTACTTGCGTCGGGTGTTGGACGGAGAACGGGTCTGTTGTCCGGACGACTTGCACAAGCGGGTGGGGCGCCCGAAGAAAAAGTGA